A region of the Centropristis striata isolate RG_2023a ecotype Rhode Island chromosome 20, C.striata_1.0, whole genome shotgun sequence genome:
TTTTCACACTGTTTTATTTCCCCTTCCAGGTTTTCCATGGCAGAGGCCAGGTGTCCTGTGTCAGAGCGGTACCCACCAGGGGGAGCTGTTCCCTTGGAAACTACCCTTTCTAGTCAGACCCTCTTTGACACCTCCAACCGCTCAACACCGGCAATAACAGCCTCCAGACTGGCTGGAAGATCAGGTAACACCTCCCAGGAGGAGCCGAAGGAGGCCAGTGAGATCTGTAAAGAACATTTTGATACTTCTCCTCCCAGAGAAACTAACTGCAATAACCTGAGGGTCGGCGGAGAACCTGGCGGACAAGAACAAAGCAAATGTGAACACTGTGCTCCCCCCAAGGCTTCAAACAACCCCCACAGTCTGGCTGAGACGCATACACCCTCACATCACAAAGAGCCCGGTGTGAATGCAATCAGTGGTAGCTGTCAGGCTGACATGACAGTGCCGAGCATAAAGCCAGCCTCACTACCTGTTCACAGGAGTCACTCAGACGCTCTAGTTAAACAAGCAGTGGCCCCCCAGGCTCAAAGCAGCGAGACTTGTGGACTTGTTTACCTTGGCGGAGATAAGAGTGTTCAAGAGGCTGAGAGTTACTCCATGTTAGCCTGTAAGCAGCCcatgcagctgcagcagtgcaACATAATTACCACTATTTGCAGAGGGCCAGCCAGTGGGGAAGGTGGCGTCCAGCAGCCTCAGAGcaggtgtgtctgtgtcttgtCCCCCAAGGTAACAGCCAAAATGGAGGGTGTTGAAGAAAAGGGCCACATCCTCCCTAAATGCGACAAGGCACTCTGCTATGGCTCTTACAACCATCATGTAAATTTCGAGGACACATTTGCTGCTTACTGCCATCCCCAACCTATCCCGGCCCCCTCCCAGCTGCTGCCAGGCGGAGAGCCAAACTGTGACCTCCAGCGTGCAGCAGCACCTCCTTCAGCGACGAGCCACCTCTCCCTGCCTCGCCTCATCTCCTCTGTCAGTGAGACGGGCCTGGATGCCAAACATCTGTTACGGTGCTGCAACCTGGGCTGCTCTTGGGTCAGCGTACTGCCGCCTGGCGCCGGGCCACAGTCCCAAAAACACTTTGGTGTAGAAGACTACTGCAGCAGTCCCATTGGCCATGTCAGAACCATAACCCGTGACATGGGGACTATGACAGCACACAGGGAACTGAGGGATGTTGGGGTGCAGACAGGACAGACTGTCACACCTCATGTCTTTCCCCAGGTCTGTCTGGCAGAGGACAGCAAGGGTGAGAGCTCCTGCAGCCACACAACAAACACTGACAATGATGGAGGTAAGAAGCAGGGAGGCGCTCCCAAGTCCCCAGTGAAGGAGGTGAAGTGGGATGCTGAGGGAATGACATGGGAGGTCTATGGGGCCTCTGTGGACCCCGAGGAGCTAGGCCTGGCCATCCAGAAACACCTGGAGCTGCAGATCAAGGAGACAGCGATCCATGCAGCCAAGCTGACGCGGCAGAACACCAACACCTCACGGAAGGGCAGCAACAACGACCGTCAGAGAAAGAGGAGCAGATTGATGGGATCCATCCCAACACCGGCCTGCTGCGCTCGCAGCACTGCCGTTGTCGACTAACTGACCAGCTGACTAATGGGCGGGTCAGAACCTGAACACTGTGTTCAGTAACTAGTGAGACTACTATGAACCTCAAATGTCACCCTTCTTATCAGAAGGTCAGTGGAAGTTAGAATAATCTGCATACCAAGATCAATGGAAAAGTTATATATGAAATTCAGACTTGCTATTGAAAAAGGGAAATCCAAAGAAAAAGTGCTGAAAGGGAAACTGATGATGAACTAACAACAGCTTTATATGCTATTATTCGCTTTCTATGGTTCAATATCTTAGCTATTGTAATCCTGACTCCTGCTGTGCACTACCAGTGTTATCATACAGGCGTGTCATCAGATACAACAGTCCTCTAATAAATACTACTCTTGTAAAGCTTACAATGAATGTGTTAAATGTTTGGACTGGAATATAATCTTTTACAATACAGAGACACCTTAACCCTTGACCAGCAGCTGGCCCTAACTCACACTGTCTCACCGTCACCCCCTGCTGCTACTCCTGTGACACACCAATAGAGAATATGTCAGTATTTAGATCAGTATCAGAACTGGTGTGTGTGGTGATATCTGCTAGAAGAACATGAGTGGCACATGTTGGTAGAACAGGATACCACTGGTCATTTTTCAATCCTTAGTCTTTCCTTTAGTGTCACCCTCAGGAAAACCTTTAACTCCACTTCTGGTGAGGCCAACACTATtattattgaaaataataattcaggtggtgtaaaataagtaaatcaaACTGGATTGGTCATTAAGTGTATAAAACACCATATAGTGGTTTGCCTTTCAAATGTATGTGAAAACGTTTGTTTTCACCACTAATTTGAAAGTAAAGGTTTGTAAAACAATCTTGATTTGAGTGTCCAGCACTCAGATTAAAAATTGTTGTAACTGTTAAAACTTTTCAATGGATTATCCAATCAATCAATGACATAGACAGAGGATCATAGGCCTGGTGaactagtcaagtcaagtcaaatttatttatatagcacatttcattcAGTAGGTGTAAACTCAATGTGCTTAAAGTGAAAATCATACATGACAGAAATATACAATTTACATACTCTAAACATTacattaacattatatatagaACAGATAcaataaaccataaaataatgtgtcatacataaaaaaaatataaaaacatataatacagcataaaaaataatggTAGAGTAGGGTAAGAGGTAGTGGTATTATCATtgttaaaagaaacaacaatagtACTGCTTTTAAAAGAGCCTTTTACCCTTTACCCAACTAAAAGCTTgagaaaaaagatgtttttagtctgtttttaaaggaAGACACTGTTGTAACAGACCTGAGTTCATGTGGTAAAGAATTCCAGAGAGTAGGACCATAATGACTGAAGGCACCATGAGCTTTACTGTTTATTTGATGATCTCAAGGATCTGTCTGGCGTGTATTCAGAGAGCATGTCAACAACATAAGAGGGAGCTAGGACATTCatagctttaaaaacaagaaaaagtattttaaaatgtattctttgCTTTACTGGTAGCCAGTGAAGAGTGATTAAAACAGgacaactaaaaaagacattatttgATAATCTTAACAACAACACTCAACAATAcagtgacatttttatttatcttttaactGTGCCACAATATGGTGGTGAGTAATTGCGTAGATATTTTCTTAAATAACTCCTTGCACCATAGTTTAATAAGAAAGTGGCTAAAAAATTGACCTATTCCATATATGTGTTGGACTTGGAAATTGCTCTGGTCCAGATTACTTCTCACATTTGCACTTGCACAGACGTCTGCACTTCCACTTTGGCATTGTGAACTTGCACTGAGAGAAGGTTGGCCTATTTGTACAAGTACTTGTACAAGTGCAGTTTACATCCAGTTGGAATACATAATTGGCAGTACATCTCCTCCATGCCCTCCAAACATCATCACTTGGGATGGTGCATACTGGAGACACAGATGTTGTCGTAATTCTTCTGAGTGATTTCCATTGTTCCAAGGCTCTGAATACAACCACAGGAATCTGGATCTCCTTCAAAGCTGAAAAGACAACCGGAATAATTTCTCTGAACACTACTTCCACAAACCTGTGCACAACAACCTGCAAAGCCATGGCTCTCTTTATGCATTTACTCGATCAGACAACACATCTTCCTTAAAGTTCAAGGGTAAGCAGTGCTGTGGCAAGTTGATGTACAAAGTGCCTCATGGAGGAATTTGCAACTATTGTCAACACGATGTTCTCACCATCGCCAAAGCTGAAAGAATGGCAACAAACTTTGTCTGTAGGCTGTACTCCGAAGAGCCAAACAAGGACAATGCTATTCTCGAAGAAGACAGGGGAAGTGGAGAGAATTCACCCAACAAGTGATGCTTTGGATCAACACTTCAAAAGAAGTGTCTTCCAAGCAAGTATCTGAACAACAGGTGGAAGGAAGAGAATGGCAAGCTGCTTCCGTTTTTGGACCAAGCTTCCCCTCACCAAGCATCTATTCAGCCATATAAgtaatttgtaatttaatttatttcaagacaggGACAGCGCACAATAAGACATAACCTTGTTAATGCCAGGTTCTAGCAGATTACTATTTTCCACCTGTAGTTCCTGGGCaggttgacacacacacacacacacacacacacacagtgtgagtACTTGTACTTGTGACATACGTATACAGATTAGGTTTTCCACtttctatcttttttatttttatcacccATCATCGTGATCCTAGGCGATACCTCGTCCttgggaggatcacgttattcccaccggttcctctccctcccatcaggcgccccgaccgaccagagggaggctctatagcgaccaggatcaatgcatgtttttgttagACATGGAGGTGGGGGCACGCCTCCAACACCCACAGCGTCCTGGTgggaatcgaacccaggaccttctagctgtgaggcgggAGCGCTACCAACTACAAGTTAttgaattattaaattaaatgtattaaattaaagtTATACACAGTGGCACagttaaaagataaataaaaatgtcactgTATTTTTGGGAATGATTGTAGTTAGAGaattaaaattcaattaaataacTTATTATTTAGCTCACCAGACTTATGATCCTCTGTCTATTTTTGTGGATGGGCACCAATACCGGAAAAAAATATGGCTTCTATGGGAAATATGCTTGAAAtaccagaaaaaataaattataatagcCATACATACCATATTTTGCTAAGACCGCTGGGGGTCGGGAACCACTGACACCACCTAGAGGCAAATTTTTAATCTCAGTGCTTGACACAAACCAAAATTGTTCTGTAGACCCTTACCTTCAAATCAGTATTGAAAACTAAACATCACTTTGAAATTAAAACGACAAATGACCTGTACACGGCACCCCACTAACATTCCCACTGTGAAACACAAGCATACTGCCAGGTTTTGTTGttcctgggtgaaaatgaatgaTTCAGTAACTTTtatttgagaaaacatacaacCCCTCAATGAATTAAACAAGTTAAGTTAtcagtttaaatatatttatacagtatataaactGTAAGGTATtataatttacagtaatttaaGACAGACTTCAcgccttacactgtaaaaaatgtctgtacatTTTACGGTGAAAAGCTGCTAAACCATGTATTGtaagcagtattttttttaatacagtttttttttttgaaaaatactctactgtaaaattcactggcaccgtgttttagcaaaaatatactgtaatatatatatatatatacaagccatcattgtttgcatttattttgtaaaattattttttctaactgttaaatgtactaaacaccatatctctaacaaaaatagac
Encoded here:
- the si:dkey-191g9.7 gene encoding uncharacterized protein si:dkey-191g9.7 isoform X1; protein product: MVFSMAEARCPVSERYPPGGAVPLETTLSSQTLFDTSNRSTPAITASRLAGRSGNTSQEEPKEASEICKEHFDTSPPRETNCNNLRVGGEPGGQEQSKCEHCAPPKASNNPHSLAETHTPSHHKEPGVNAISGSCQADMTVPSIKPASLPVHRSHSDALVKQAVAPQAQSSETCGLVYLGGDKSVQEAESYSMLACKQPMQLQQCNIITTICRGPASGEGGVQQPQSRCVCVLSPKVTAKMEGVEEKGHILPKCDKALCYGSYNHHVNFEDTFAAYCHPQPIPAPSQLLPGGEPNCDLQRAAAPPSATSHLSLPRLISSVSETGLDAKHLLRCCNLGCSWVSVLPPGAGPQSQKHFGVEDYCSSPIGHVRTITRDMGTMTAHRELRDVGVQTGQTVTPHVFPQVCLAEDSKGESSCSHTTNTDNDGGKKQGGAPKSPVKEVKWDAEGMTWEVYGASVDPEELGLAIQKHLELQIKETAIHAAKLTRQNTNTSRKGSNNDRQRKRSRLMGSIPTPACCARSTAVVD
- the si:dkey-191g9.7 gene encoding uncharacterized protein si:dkey-191g9.7 isoform X2; translated protein: MAEARCPVSERYPPGGAVPLETTLSSQTLFDTSNRSTPAITASRLAGRSGNTSQEEPKEASEICKEHFDTSPPRETNCNNLRVGGEPGGQEQSKCEHCAPPKASNNPHSLAETHTPSHHKEPGVNAISGSCQADMTVPSIKPASLPVHRSHSDALVKQAVAPQAQSSETCGLVYLGGDKSVQEAESYSMLACKQPMQLQQCNIITTICRGPASGEGGVQQPQSRCVCVLSPKVTAKMEGVEEKGHILPKCDKALCYGSYNHHVNFEDTFAAYCHPQPIPAPSQLLPGGEPNCDLQRAAAPPSATSHLSLPRLISSVSETGLDAKHLLRCCNLGCSWVSVLPPGAGPQSQKHFGVEDYCSSPIGHVRTITRDMGTMTAHRELRDVGVQTGQTVTPHVFPQVCLAEDSKGESSCSHTTNTDNDGGKKQGGAPKSPVKEVKWDAEGMTWEVYGASVDPEELGLAIQKHLELQIKETAIHAAKLTRQNTNTSRKGSNNDRQRKRSRLMGSIPTPACCARSTAVVD